A genome region from Pseudomonas sp. S06B 330 includes the following:
- a CDS encoding fumarylacetoacetate hydrolase family protein: MSYQHQYVDGTRIHFPLGKVVCIGRNYAEHAKELDNPIPTEPLLFIKPGSCVVPLNGGFKIPAERGSVHYEAEIAVLLGKSLSPEPSEEEVLDAISGFAPALDLTLRDLQAELKAKGLPWERAKCFDGACVLAPFVAGSTFEDLADIGIRLTINGEVRQDGNSALMLNPIVLMIQHMASQFTLQAGDVILTGTPVGVGPLNPGDELVLELPGVSRFESTVL; this comes from the coding sequence ATGAGCTATCAGCACCAGTATGTAGACGGCACGCGTATTCACTTTCCCCTGGGCAAAGTGGTGTGCATCGGGCGCAACTATGCCGAGCACGCCAAGGAACTGGACAACCCGATTCCGACTGAGCCCCTGCTGTTCATCAAGCCGGGCAGCTGCGTGGTGCCGCTAAACGGCGGCTTCAAGATCCCAGCCGAGCGTGGCTCGGTGCACTATGAGGCGGAAATCGCTGTGTTGTTGGGCAAGTCCCTGTCGCCTGAGCCCAGCGAAGAAGAAGTGCTCGACGCCATTTCCGGCTTTGCTCCGGCACTGGACCTGACCCTGCGCGATCTGCAGGCTGAACTCAAGGCCAAGGGCCTGCCGTGGGAGCGTGCCAAATGTTTCGATGGTGCCTGTGTACTGGCTCCCTTCGTTGCTGGTAGCACGTTCGAAGATCTGGCCGACATCGGAATCCGCCTGACGATCAACGGTGAAGTGCGCCAGGACGGTAACAGCGCGCTGATGCTCAACCCGATCGTGCTGATGATCCAGCACATGGCTTCGCAATTCACTCTGCAGGCCGGTGATGTGATCCTCACCGGCACCCCGGTGGGTGTCGGCCCGCTCAACCCGGGCGATGAGCTGGTGCTGGAGTTACCAGGCGTCAGCCGCTTCGAAAGCACAGTGCTGTAA
- the rpiA gene encoding ribose-5-phosphate isomerase RpiA has product MTQDQLKQAVAQAAVDFILPKLDDKSIVGVGTGSTANCFIDALAQHKAAFDGAVASSEATAARLKGHGIPVYELNTVSDLEFYVDGADESDEHLNLIKGGGAALTREKIVAAVAKTFICIADASKLVPVLGAFPLPVEVIPMARSHVARQLVKLGGDPVYREGVLTDNGNIILDVHNLQIINPVELESQINAIVGVVTNGLFAARPADLLLLGTSEGVKTLKN; this is encoded by the coding sequence ATGACCCAGGATCAACTCAAACAGGCTGTCGCCCAGGCCGCTGTCGATTTCATTTTGCCCAAGCTCGACGACAAGAGCATCGTCGGCGTCGGCACCGGTTCGACCGCCAATTGCTTCATCGACGCCCTGGCCCAGCACAAGGCCGCCTTCGATGGCGCCGTGGCCAGCTCCGAAGCGACTGCCGCACGCCTGAAAGGTCACGGTATTCCAGTATATGAACTGAACACCGTCAGCGACCTGGAGTTCTATGTCGACGGTGCCGACGAAAGCGACGAGCACCTGAACCTGATCAAAGGCGGTGGTGCCGCCCTGACTCGCGAAAAGATCGTTGCCGCTGTGGCCAAGACGTTCATCTGTATCGCTGATGCCAGCAAGCTGGTGCCGGTGCTCGGCGCATTCCCGTTGCCGGTCGAAGTGATCCCGATGGCCCGCAGCCATGTCGCGCGCCAGTTGGTCAAACTCGGCGGTGATCCGGTTTATCGTGAAGGTGTGCTCACTGACAACGGCAACATCATCCTTGATGTGCACAACCTGCAGATCATCAACCCGGTGGAGCTGGAAAGCCAGATCAACGCTATTGTCGGTGTAGTCACCAACGGTTTGTTCGCGGCGCGGCCGGCGGATCTGCTGTTGCTGGGGACTTCCGAAGGCGTGAAAACCCTCAAGAACTGA
- a CDS encoding transporter substrate-binding domain-containing protein, which translates to MRLTIGILFAALLSPWAHAELIDDMNDRGELRIAIEANMAPFNFKDDGKLAGFEVELGQELAKELDVRAQFVVTTRDDLLPGVESGKYDIALNHIAATDELKERLDFSEPYSYSSAQLIVRKEQKNPLSTLEALKGHSLGVVQGSQFAEQARGVEGVDLRSYPDASQPLKDVANDQIDAAISDRLLVPHAIRDSQQPVTEGATVGPIVSLAIPFQKGNPAFHSAVDKALQRIKADGRLAALSQKWFGMDASKPPKQ; encoded by the coding sequence ATGCGCTTGACCATAGGGATACTGTTTGCCGCACTGCTCAGCCCGTGGGCACACGCTGAGTTGATCGATGACATGAACGACCGTGGCGAGTTACGCATTGCCATCGAGGCCAATATGGCGCCGTTCAACTTCAAGGATGACGGCAAACTGGCCGGCTTCGAAGTTGAACTCGGCCAGGAACTGGCCAAAGAACTGGATGTGCGTGCCCAGTTCGTGGTCACTACTCGCGACGACCTGCTGCCTGGTGTTGAAAGCGGCAAATATGACATTGCCCTTAACCATATTGCCGCCACTGACGAACTCAAAGAGCGCCTGGATTTCAGCGAACCCTACAGTTACTCCAGCGCCCAGCTGATTGTGCGCAAGGAACAGAAAAACCCATTGAGCACGCTCGAAGCGCTCAAGGGCCACAGCCTGGGGGTTGTTCAGGGTAGTCAGTTCGCCGAGCAAGCACGCGGGGTCGAAGGGGTTGATCTGCGCAGCTACCCGGACGCCAGTCAACCGCTCAAGGACGTGGCTAACGACCAGATCGACGCCGCCATCAGTGATCGCCTGCTGGTGCCGCATGCCATTCGCGACAGTCAACAACCGGTGACTGAAGGCGCTACCGTCGGGCCCATCGTGAGCCTGGCGATTCCGTTTCAGAAGGGTAACCCGGCATTCCACAGTGCTGTGGATAAAGCCCTGCAGCGGATCAAGGCCGATGGGCGCTTGGCAGCGCTGTCACAGAAGTGGTTCGGAATGGACGCCAGCAAGCCGCCCAAGCAGTAA
- a CDS encoding SdiA-regulated domain-containing protein, with amino-acid sequence MRRYIRLPLIALVVSLIALLLLALAGQHYRLYERGWFNLKAWWQPFEQSIGLDQYRVVLEAKTIEGLDDDISALTFDPDRNSLFTVTNKRSELIELSLDGRILRRVPLTGFGDPEAVEYVGPSSYVITDEREQRLIRVHLSDNTLFLDAKDAEQLTLGIGLNGNKGFEGLAYDSAGKRLFVAKERDPMLIYEVHGFPHENPEQPYAVHVVQDQKRDSRLFVRDLSSLQFDERSGHLLALSDESQLVLELDVKGKPLSTLSLRKGFQGLKKSVPQAEGIAMDDAGTIYLVSEPNLFYVFKKPTE; translated from the coding sequence ATGCGCCGCTACATCCGTCTACCCCTGATTGCTCTGGTTGTAAGCCTGATTGCCTTGCTATTGCTTGCTTTAGCAGGGCAGCACTATCGCCTTTACGAGCGGGGGTGGTTCAATCTCAAGGCCTGGTGGCAGCCCTTCGAGCAGAGTATTGGCCTGGATCAGTACCGGGTGGTACTCGAGGCGAAGACGATCGAGGGTCTGGATGACGATATCTCGGCGCTGACCTTCGATCCTGATCGCAACAGCCTGTTTACCGTAACCAACAAGCGTTCCGAGCTGATCGAGCTATCGCTGGATGGGCGCATTCTGCGTCGGGTGCCACTGACTGGCTTTGGCGATCCTGAGGCAGTGGAATACGTCGGCCCGAGCAGTTATGTCATTACCGACGAGCGCGAGCAGCGCCTGATTCGAGTACACCTGAGTGACAACACCCTATTCCTCGATGCCAAAGATGCTGAGCAGTTAACGCTGGGTATCGGCTTGAACGGCAACAAGGGGTTTGAGGGGCTGGCTTATGACTCGGCCGGCAAGCGTCTGTTCGTAGCCAAGGAGCGCGATCCGATGCTGATTTACGAGGTGCATGGCTTTCCTCATGAAAATCCGGAGCAGCCTTACGCGGTGCATGTGGTACAGGACCAGAAACGTGATTCGCGACTGTTTGTGCGAGATCTGTCGAGCTTGCAGTTCGATGAGCGCAGCGGCCATCTGTTGGCGCTGTCGGATGAGTCACAGCTGGTGCTGGAGCTGGATGTGAAAGGCAAACCCTTGAGCACGCTGTCGCTGCGCAAGGGCTTTCAGGGCCTGAAAAAGAGCGTGCCGCAGGCCGAAGGCATCGCCATGGACGATGCCGGGACCATTTACCTGGTCAGTGAGCCGAACCTGTTTTATGTGTTCAAGAAGCCGACCGAGTAA
- a CDS encoding histidinol-phosphatase — translation MRLALFDLDNTLLGGDSDHAWGDYLCARGILDPVEYQNRNDAFYQDYLAGKLDLAAYLNFSLEILAATDMAQLDEWHRDFMRDCVEPIIQPKALALLKKHRDAGDKLVIITATNRFITGPIAKRLEVETLLATECEMVDGRYTGRSTDVPCFREGKVTRLKRWLEENGLNLDGSYFYSDSMNDLPLLEQVANPVAVDPDPNLRAEAEKRDWPVISLRD, via the coding sequence ATGCGCCTGGCTTTATTCGATCTGGACAATACCCTTCTTGGCGGCGACAGCGATCACGCTTGGGGGGACTACCTCTGCGCCCGCGGGATTCTCGACCCAGTGGAGTATCAGAACCGCAACGACGCTTTCTACCAGGATTACCTGGCTGGCAAGCTGGATCTGGCGGCTTACCTGAACTTCAGCCTGGAGATTCTCGCGGCCACCGACATGGCGCAACTCGACGAATGGCATCGCGATTTCATGCGTGATTGTGTCGAGCCGATCATCCAGCCCAAAGCCCTGGCGTTATTGAAAAAACATCGCGACGCTGGCGACAAGCTGGTGATCATCACCGCCACCAACCGTTTCATTACCGGGCCGATTGCCAAGCGCCTGGAGGTGGAAACCCTGCTGGCTACCGAGTGTGAGATGGTTGACGGTCGTTACACCGGTCGCAGTACCGATGTGCCGTGCTTCCGTGAAGGCAAGGTGACGCGCCTGAAGCGCTGGCTGGAAGAAAATGGCTTGAATCTGGACGGCAGCTATTTCTATAGCGACTCGATGAACGATCTGCCGCTGCTGGAGCAGGTGGCCAATCCGGTTGCGGTCGATCCAGACCCGAACCTGCGGGCGGAAGCCGAGAAGCGTGATTGGCCGGTGATCAGCCTGCGCGATTGA
- a CDS encoding RNA pyrophosphohydrolase yields MIDPDGFRPNVGIILTNDLGQVLWARRINQDAWQFPQGGINPEETPEDALYRELNEEVGLERDDVEILACTRGWLRYRLPQRLVRTHSQPLCIGQKQKWFLLRLVSNEQRVRMDLTGKPEFDGWRWVSYWYPLGQVVTFKREVYRRALKELAPRLLARD; encoded by the coding sequence GTGATCGACCCCGATGGTTTTCGCCCCAATGTCGGGATCATTCTGACGAATGATCTTGGGCAGGTGCTATGGGCTCGGCGGATCAACCAGGATGCCTGGCAGTTTCCCCAGGGTGGTATCAACCCTGAAGAGACGCCGGAAGATGCCTTGTACCGCGAGCTGAACGAAGAAGTGGGGCTGGAGCGCGATGATGTTGAAATTCTTGCCTGCACCCGCGGCTGGTTGCGTTATCGTTTACCCCAACGCCTGGTGCGGACCCACAGCCAACCGCTGTGTATCGGCCAGAAACAGAAATGGTTTCTCCTGCGCCTGGTCTCCAACGAGCAACGGGTGCGGATGGATTTGACCGGTAAACCGGAGTTCGACGGCTGGCGCTGGGTCAGCTATTGGTATCCGCTGGGCCAGGTGGTGACATTCAAGCGCGAGGTTTACCGCCGCGCTCTCAAAGAGCTTGCCCCGCGCCTGCTGGCGCGCGACTGA
- a CDS encoding FAD-binding oxidoreductase translates to MTDSALLDELMTLVEPGKMLTDAASLEAYGKDWTKHFAPAPRAIVFPKSTEQVQAIVRWANQHRVALVPSGGRTGLSAAAVAANGEVVVSFDYMNQILAFDEFDRTVVCQPGVVTEQLQNFAEDKGLYYPVDFASAGSSQIGGNIGTNAGGIKVIRYGMTRNWVAGLKVVTGAGDLLELNKDLIKNATGYDLRQLFIGAEGTLGFVVEATMRLDRAPNNLTAMVLGTPDFDSIMPVLHAFRDKLDLTAFEFFSDKALAKIMGRGDVPAPFDTPCPFYALLEFEASTEEVANAALATFEHCVEQGWVLDGVMSQSEQQLQNLWKLREYISETISHWTPYKNDISVTVSKVPAFLRDIDAIVEENYPDFEVVWYGHIGDGNLHLNILKPDALSKDEFFAKCATVNKWVFEIVQKYNGSISAEHGVGMTKRDYLTYSRSPVEIQYMKAVKAVFDPNGIMNPGKIFAVE, encoded by the coding sequence ATGACCGATTCTGCGTTGCTTGATGAGCTGATGACCCTGGTTGAGCCCGGCAAGATGCTGACCGATGCGGCTTCCCTCGAGGCGTATGGCAAGGATTGGACCAAGCATTTCGCCCCGGCACCGCGGGCTATCGTGTTTCCCAAGAGCACCGAGCAGGTCCAGGCCATTGTGCGCTGGGCCAATCAGCACAGGGTTGCCCTTGTGCCGTCGGGCGGGCGCACTGGGCTTTCGGCCGCGGCGGTAGCAGCCAATGGTGAAGTGGTGGTGTCTTTCGACTACATGAACCAGATTCTGGCGTTTGATGAGTTCGACCGGACGGTGGTCTGTCAGCCGGGCGTGGTCACTGAGCAGCTACAGAACTTTGCAGAAGATAAAGGCTTGTACTACCCCGTGGACTTCGCCTCTGCAGGTTCGAGTCAGATTGGCGGCAATATCGGCACCAATGCCGGTGGTATTAAGGTTATTCGCTATGGCATGACCCGCAACTGGGTCGCTGGCCTGAAGGTGGTTACCGGTGCTGGCGATCTGCTGGAGCTGAACAAGGACCTGATCAAGAACGCCACAGGCTACGACTTGCGTCAGCTGTTCATCGGTGCGGAAGGAACCCTGGGCTTTGTGGTCGAGGCGACGATGCGTCTGGATCGTGCGCCGAACAACCTTACGGCGATGGTGCTCGGCACCCCTGATTTCGACTCGATCATGCCGGTGCTTCACGCGTTTCGCGACAAGCTCGACCTGACCGCCTTCGAATTCTTTTCCGACAAGGCCCTGGCCAAGATCATGGGCCGTGGCGATGTTCCCGCGCCTTTCGATACCCCGTGCCCGTTCTATGCCTTGCTGGAGTTTGAAGCCAGCACTGAAGAAGTGGCTAACGCGGCCTTGGCCACGTTTGAGCACTGCGTGGAACAGGGTTGGGTGCTCGACGGTGTGATGAGTCAGAGCGAGCAGCAGCTGCAAAACCTGTGGAAATTGCGCGAGTACATCTCCGAAACCATCTCGCACTGGACACCCTACAAAAACGATATCTCGGTCACTGTCTCGAAAGTGCCAGCATTTCTGCGAGATATCGATGCGATCGTCGAAGAAAACTATCCGGATTTCGAAGTGGTCTGGTATGGCCACATCGGTGACGGCAACCTGCACCTGAACATCCTCAAGCCCGATGCTTTGAGCAAGGACGAGTTCTTTGCCAAGTGCGCTACGGTGAACAAGTGGGTGTTCGAGATCGTGCAGAAGTACAACGGCTCGATTTCTGCCGAACATGGGGTGGGCATGACCAAGCGTGATTACCTCACCTATAGCAGGTCGCCCGTCGAGATTCAGTATATGAAAGCTGTGAAGGCGGTGTTCGACCCGAACGGGATCATGAACCCAGGCAAGATCTTCGCAGTTGAGTAA
- the serA gene encoding phosphoglycerate dehydrogenase, with protein MSKTSLDKSKIKFLLLEGVHQSAVDVLKAAGYTNIEYLTGSLPDADLKEKIADAHFIGIRSRTQLTEEVFDCAKKLVAVGCFCIGTNQVDLNAARERGIAVFNAPYSNTRSVAELVLAEAILLLRGIPEKNASCHRGGWIKSAANSFEIRGKKLGIVGYGSIGTQLSVLAESLGMQVFFFDPLTKLPLGNATQVTSLNELLGLADIVSLHVPELPSTQWMIGEKEIRAMKKGSILINAARGTVVELDHLAAAIKDKHLIGAAIDVFPVEPRSNDEQFESPLRGLDNVILTPHIGGSTAEAQANIGLEVAEKLVKYSDNGTSVSSVNFPEVALPAHPGKHRLLHIHENIPGVLSEINKVFAENGINISGQFLQTNEKVGYVVIDVDAEYSDLAQEKLQQVKGTIRSRVLF; from the coding sequence ATGAGCAAGACTTCTCTCGATAAGAGCAAGATCAAGTTCCTTCTACTCGAAGGCGTCCACCAATCCGCCGTGGACGTCCTCAAGGCCGCCGGGTATACCAACATTGAGTACCTCACCGGTTCTCTGCCCGACGCCGACCTGAAGGAAAAGATCGCTGATGCCCACTTCATCGGCATTCGCTCGCGCACTCAACTGACCGAAGAGGTTTTCGACTGCGCCAAGAAACTGGTCGCTGTCGGCTGTTTCTGCATCGGTACCAACCAGGTTGACCTGAATGCCGCTCGCGAGCGCGGTATCGCCGTATTCAACGCGCCGTACTCCAACACCCGTTCGGTCGCCGAACTGGTACTGGCCGAAGCAATCCTGCTGCTGCGCGGTATCCCTGAGAAAAACGCTTCCTGCCATCGTGGTGGCTGGATCAAGAGCGCGGCCAATTCCTTCGAAATCCGTGGCAAAAAGCTGGGTATCGTCGGGTATGGCTCGATCGGCACCCAGTTGTCGGTCCTGGCCGAAAGTCTTGGCATGCAGGTATTCTTCTTCGACCCGCTGACCAAACTGCCACTGGGCAACGCTACTCAGGTCACCAGCCTGAACGAGCTGTTGGGTCTGGCCGACATCGTCTCGCTGCACGTACCTGAGCTGCCGTCCACCCAATGGATGATTGGCGAGAAAGAAATCCGCGCGATGAAGAAAGGCTCGATCCTGATCAACGCCGCCCGCGGTACCGTGGTCGAGCTGGATCACCTGGCTGCAGCGATCAAAGACAAGCACTTGATCGGCGCCGCCATCGATGTGTTCCCAGTCGAGCCGCGTTCCAACGACGAGCAGTTCGAAAGCCCGCTGCGCGGCCTGGACAACGTGATCCTGACCCCGCATATCGGTGGCTCCACCGCCGAAGCCCAGGCCAACATTGGCCTGGAAGTCGCCGAGAAGCTGGTCAAGTACAGCGACAACGGTACCTCGGTGTCGTCGGTCAACTTCCCTGAAGTGGCCCTGCCAGCACACCCAGGCAAGCACCGCCTGCTGCACATCCACGAAAACATTCCGGGCGTGCTCAGCGAGATCAACAAAGTCTTCGCCGAAAACGGAATCAACATCTCCGGTCAGTTCCTGCAGACCAACGAGAAAGTCGGTTACGTAGTAATCGACGTTGATGCCGAGTACTCGGATCTGGCGCAAGAAAAACTGCAACAGGTCAAGGGCACTATCCGTTCCCGCGTACTGTTCTAA
- the ilvA gene encoding threonine ammonia-lyase, biosynthetic, with the protein MLEQYVKKILTSRVYDVAVETPLQTAGQLSKRLGNNILLKREDLQPVFSFKIRGAYNKLAQLTPEELARGVVTASAGNHAQGVALAARELGIKATIVMPKTTPEIKVEGVRSRGGKVVLHGDSFPEALAYSLKLVDEKGFVYIHPYDDPHTIAGQGTVAMEILRQHPGQLDAIFVPVGGGGLIAGIAAYVKYLRPEIKVIGVEPDDSNCLQAAMAAGERVVLPQVGLFADGVAVAQIGQHTFDICKTYVDEVVTVSTDEICAAIKDIYDDTRSITEPAGALGVAGIKKYVELYGVSGQTLVAIDSGANVNFDRLRHVAERAELGEGREAIIAVTIPEQPGSFKAFCEAIGKRQITEFNYRYHADGEAHIFVGVQTHPDTDPRSALIQSLSEQGFPVTDLTDNELAKLHIRHMVGGHAARVSDELVLRFEFPERPGALFNFLNKLGGRWNISMFHYRNHGAADGRVVAGLQVPDDERHLVPAALAKIGYPYWDETDNPAYRLFLG; encoded by the coding sequence ATGCTCGAACAGTACGTCAAGAAGATCCTCACCTCGCGCGTTTACGACGTCGCCGTCGAAACCCCATTGCAGACCGCCGGCCAACTGAGCAAGCGTCTGGGCAACAACATCCTGCTCAAGCGTGAAGACTTGCAGCCGGTGTTTTCCTTCAAAATTCGCGGTGCCTACAACAAACTGGCCCAGCTGACGCCGGAAGAACTGGCCCGTGGCGTGGTCACCGCTTCGGCCGGCAACCATGCCCAGGGCGTGGCACTGGCCGCCCGTGAGCTGGGGATCAAGGCCACTATCGTGATGCCCAAGACCACCCCGGAAATCAAGGTTGAAGGTGTACGTTCGCGTGGCGGCAAGGTCGTGTTACATGGTGACTCCTTTCCGGAGGCGCTGGCGTATTCACTGAAGCTGGTCGACGAAAAGGGCTTCGTCTATATCCATCCCTATGACGATCCGCACACCATTGCCGGGCAGGGCACTGTAGCCATGGAGATCCTGCGCCAGCATCCGGGCCAGTTGGACGCGATCTTCGTACCGGTGGGCGGCGGCGGCTTGATCGCTGGTATCGCCGCTTACGTGAAGTACCTGCGTCCAGAAATCAAAGTGATCGGCGTCGAGCCGGACGACTCCAATTGCCTGCAAGCCGCCATGGCCGCCGGTGAGCGCGTGGTGTTGCCTCAGGTTGGGCTGTTCGCCGACGGCGTAGCGGTGGCGCAAATCGGTCAGCACACCTTCGACATCTGCAAGACCTATGTCGATGAGGTGGTGACCGTCAGTACTGACGAGATCTGTGCGGCAATCAAGGATATCTACGACGATACCCGCTCGATCACTGAACCTGCCGGGGCATTGGGTGTGGCGGGGATCAAAAAGTATGTTGAGCTCTATGGCGTTAGTGGTCAGACCCTGGTTGCGATCGACTCCGGTGCCAACGTCAACTTCGATCGCCTGCGTCATGTTGCTGAGCGTGCCGAGTTGGGCGAAGGTCGCGAAGCAATCATTGCCGTGACCATCCCCGAGCAGCCGGGCAGTTTCAAAGCCTTCTGCGAGGCCATCGGCAAGCGCCAGATCACGGAATTCAACTACCGCTATCACGCCGATGGTGAAGCGCACATCTTCGTGGGTGTGCAGACTCATCCAGACACCGATCCGCGTAGTGCCTTGATCCAGAGCCTTAGCGAGCAAGGGTTCCCGGTCACTGACCTGACCGACAACGAGCTGGCCAAGCTGCATATCCGGCATATGGTCGGCGGCCATGCGGCGCGGGTCAGTGACGAGTTGGTGCTGCGTTTCGAGTTCCCGGAGCGTCCGGGGGCACTGTTCAATTTCCTCAACAAACTGGGCGGGCGTTGGAACATCTCAATGTTCCATTATCGTAATCACGGCGCGGCCGATGGTCGCGTGGTCGCTGGCCTGCAAGTCCCGGATGATGAGCGCCATCTGGTGCCCGCTGCTCTAGCCAAGATCGGCTATCCGTACTGGGACGAAACCGATAACCCTGCGTACCGGCTGTTCCTGGGCTGA
- a CDS encoding SdiA-regulated domain-containing protein — MATPVPSSKSLSSARKRGLALRWSTWVVAAAIIGYGVAIAMHWDDRGVLWLQEGFESPVEQKASIWLPDYLVDIDAKVLPGMEDDEASDLTYNPVSKTLFAVMGKNPFLVELSLDGDVLRKIPLVGWSNPEGVAALEGGRLAIVDERDHKMTIVTLKADTQSLNIADFPQYDLGPSENQNKAFEAVAWDPQQQRIVLGEERPPALFTWSSDGQSSLTGDKKPLPSEELDLRNLSALGIDPRTGHMLVLSADSNMLLELDETGEQVSFMTLLGGFNGLNKRIPRAEGVAMDEHGTLYIVSEPDLFYRFKKP, encoded by the coding sequence ATGGCCACTCCCGTCCCTTCGAGCAAATCCCTGTCGTCTGCGCGAAAGCGTGGGCTTGCCTTGCGTTGGTCAACCTGGGTGGTCGCGGCGGCGATCATTGGCTATGGCGTGGCCATTGCCATGCACTGGGATGACCGTGGGGTGTTGTGGTTGCAGGAGGGCTTTGAAAGTCCGGTTGAGCAAAAAGCCAGCATTTGGTTGCCGGACTACCTGGTTGATATCGATGCCAAGGTTTTGCCAGGCATGGAAGACGATGAAGCGTCTGACCTGACCTACAACCCGGTGAGCAAAACCCTGTTCGCAGTCATGGGCAAGAACCCCTTCCTGGTCGAGTTGAGCCTCGACGGCGATGTATTGCGCAAAATACCGCTGGTGGGGTGGAGCAACCCAGAAGGGGTGGCAGCACTTGAAGGTGGGCGTCTGGCAATTGTTGACGAACGTGATCACAAAATGACCATTGTCACCCTCAAAGCCGATACGCAATCACTGAATATTGCTGACTTCCCGCAGTACGACCTCGGTCCCTCGGAGAACCAGAACAAGGCTTTCGAAGCGGTCGCCTGGGACCCTCAGCAACAGCGCATTGTGCTTGGCGAAGAGCGCCCACCCGCATTGTTCACCTGGAGCAGCGACGGTCAGAGCTCATTGACCGGTGACAAGAAGCCATTGCCCAGCGAGGAGCTGGACCTGCGCAATCTCTCGGCCTTGGGCATCGACCCCCGTACTGGACACATGCTGGTACTGTCCGCTGACTCCAATATGCTGCTGGAGCTGGACGAGACGGGTGAGCAAGTCAGCTTCATGACCCTGTTGGGCGGCTTCAACGGTTTGAACAAGCGGATCCCGCGTGCCGAAGGGGTGGCAATGGATGAGCACGGTACCCTGTATATCGTCAGTGAACCGGATCTGTTCTACCGTTTCAAAAAGCCCTAA
- a CDS encoding DUF4399 domain-containing protein, with the protein MKSLVSRAAVVGLLMGVSAFAVAAEGLKSQEPPKDAKVFIVSPADGATVDKTFTVKFGIEGMELKPAGDQTPHTGHHHLLVDVDKEPVADQVLPTSLLPENKAPLPAGPQVLHFGKAQTEVELTLTPGKHTLQLVLGDKFHVPFKPSLESKKITVNVK; encoded by the coding sequence ATGAAAAGCCTAGTTTCGCGTGCAGCCGTCGTCGGCCTGTTGATGGGAGTGTCGGCATTTGCTGTAGCCGCCGAAGGCCTGAAGAGCCAGGAGCCACCGAAAGACGCCAAGGTCTTCATCGTTTCCCCGGCTGATGGCGCGACGGTCGACAAGACCTTCACCGTCAAATTCGGCATCGAGGGCATGGAGCTCAAACCCGCGGGTGACCAAACCCCGCACACCGGCCACCATCACCTGTTGGTAGATGTCGACAAGGAACCGGTCGCTGACCAGGTGTTGCCAACCAGCCTGCTGCCGGAAAACAAGGCGCCACTGCCTGCCGGTCCGCAAGTGCTGCACTTCGGCAAGGCTCAGACCGAAGTTGAACTGACCCTGACCCCAGGCAAACACACGCTGCAACTTGTGTTGGGCGACAAGTTTCATGTGCCGTTCAAGCCAAGCCTTGAATCGAAGAAGATCACCGTGAACGTAAAGTAA
- a CDS encoding DUF2269 domain-containing protein: MEYLTTLKTLHIAATVLLLGSALGLAIWTWLARRKGDTAAPSRLMQRPLVFVWLLMGICLVSMPFTGWWLVHLIGWPLGQTWVLGSSVIYTFAAFSWFWLLARVNRLRTAPTVGNPKFTLALAVFSGVCFIAIAGLMGAKPV, encoded by the coding sequence ATGGAATACCTGACCACTCTCAAGACCCTGCACATCGCGGCCACCGTGCTGTTGCTGGGCAGTGCCCTTGGCCTGGCGATCTGGACCTGGCTGGCGCGGCGCAAAGGCGACACGGCGGCGCCGAGCCGACTGATGCAACGGCCACTGGTATTTGTCTGGTTGCTGATGGGCATTTGCCTGGTCAGCATGCCGTTCACAGGCTGGTGGCTGGTGCACCTGATCGGTTGGCCGCTGGGCCAGACCTGGGTGCTGGGCTCCAGCGTGATTTACACCTTCGCAGCGTTCAGCTGGTTCTGGTTGTTGGCTCGGGTCAATCGCCTGCGTACGGCGCCGACCGTGGGTAATCCGAAGTTTACCTTGGCGTTGGCGGTGTTCAGTGGCGTGTGCTTTATCGCCATTGCCGGTTTGATGGGCGCCAAGCCAGTCTGA